From a region of the Campylobacter anatolicus genome:
- a CDS encoding TerC family protein: MLEWIVSPEAWISLLTLTGLEIVLGIDNIIFIAILVGKLPLHQRDKGRIVGLSLAMITRILLLLSLFWIMKLTKPLFSVLGFSFAGRDLVLILGGLFLIVKSTLEIHSSVLGEHEETKKIDKNAHANFFAVITEIAILDIVFSLDSVITAVGMAQHIEIMIIAVILAVGVMMFASKAISNFVDNNPTIKILALSFLVLVGFALIADGFGTHIPKGYIYFSMAFSLVVELINIYAKNKAK, from the coding sequence GTATTGACAATATTATTTTTATCGCAATTTTGGTCGGCAAACTTCCACTTCACCAAAGAGACAAGGGGCGTATTGTTGGACTTAGCTTAGCGATGATAACGCGTATATTGTTGCTACTTTCTCTATTTTGGATAATGAAGCTCACAAAGCCGTTATTTAGCGTTTTAGGATTTAGTTTTGCCGGACGAGATTTGGTGCTGATACTCGGAGGGTTGTTTTTGATAGTCAAGTCAACATTAGAAATTCACTCAAGTGTTTTAGGAGAACATGAAGAGACTAAAAAGATTGACAAAAATGCACATGCAAATTTCTTCGCCGTTATCACCGAAATAGCGATTTTAGATATTGTATTTTCACTTGATAGTGTTATTACTGCTGTGGGTATGGCTCAGCACATTGAGATTATGATCATTGCAGTTATTTTAGCTGTTGGAGTAATGATGTTTGCTTCAAAAGCTATATCAAATTTCGTGGATAATAACCCAACTATAAAAATTCTTGCTCTTTCATTTTTGGTCTTAGTTGGTTTTGCACTTATCGCAGATGGCTTTGGTACGCATATACCAAAAGGCTATATCTACTTCTCGATGGCATTTTCTTTGGTTGTGGAGCTTATAAATATCTACGCCAAAAACAAGGCAAAATAG